The following proteins are encoded in a genomic region of Zea mays cultivar B73 chromosome 9, Zm-B73-REFERENCE-NAM-5.0, whole genome shotgun sequence:
- the LOC103638719 gene encoding calcium-transporting ATPase 5, plasma membrane-type produces MDTLGALALATEPPTDNLMKRNPVGRREPLVTNIMWRNLFVQALYQVAILLIFDFDGVRILRLQNESRSDAEKVTNTFIFNTFVFCQWSICSSII; encoded by the exons ATGGACACACTTGGAGCTCTTGCATTAGCAACCGAGCCTCCAACAGACAACCTTATGAAGAGAAATCCTGTTGGTCGAAG GGAACCTCTTGTTACAAATATCATGTGGAGAAACTTGTTTGTTCAG GCCCTTTACCAAGTAGCAATTCTTCTGATTTTCGATTTTGATGGAGTAAGGATTCTGCGTCTGCAGAATGAAAGCCGATCTGATGCTGAGAAGGTAACAAATACTTTCATCTTCAACACATTTGTATTTTGCCAGTGGAGTATTTGTTCTTCAATAATTTAA